The following proteins come from a genomic window of Flavobacterium eburneipallidum:
- a CDS encoding TetR family transcriptional regulator C-terminal domain-containing protein, producing the protein MATKKTAVTKDKIVSMYMNYKLENNAKPKSVYHFAKENGFDEKEFYSFFGTLESVEKEIFKIFLEKTVELIQKDGNYSTYDMKSKMLSFYFTFFEMLSANKSYVVMSLKEHQNQLKNLMQLSSLRNEFKNYVSGIITDEERIQFEKLQNFQEKAIQESAWIQLLLTLKFWMDDESPAFEKTDIYIEKSVKLSFELMNTAPLDSLIDFGKFLFKEKTQKN; encoded by the coding sequence ATGGCTACCAAAAAAACAGCAGTTACCAAAGACAAGATAGTTTCGATGTACATGAACTACAAATTGGAAAATAATGCCAAGCCAAAATCAGTGTATCATTTTGCAAAAGAAAATGGCTTTGATGAAAAAGAATTCTACTCCTTTTTTGGCACATTAGAAAGTGTTGAAAAAGAAATTTTCAAGATATTTTTAGAAAAAACAGTCGAATTAATTCAAAAAGATGGTAATTATTCGACCTATGATATGAAGAGTAAAATGTTGAGTTTTTATTTTACTTTTTTCGAAATGCTGTCAGCCAATAAAAGTTATGTGGTGATGAGTTTGAAAGAGCATCAAAACCAACTCAAAAATCTAATGCAACTTTCGAGTCTTCGAAACGAATTCAAAAATTATGTTTCGGGAATTATTACGGATGAAGAGCGAATACAATTCGAAAAACTTCAAAATTTTCAAGAAAAAGCCATTCAAGAATCGGCTTGGATTCAATTATTATTGACTTTGAAATTTTGGATGGATGATGAATCTCCCGCTTTTGAAAAAACCGACATTTACATCGAAAAATCCGTGAAACTATCATTCGAATTAATGAATACCGCACCATTGGACAGCCTAATCGATTTTGGAAAATTCCTTTTCAAAGAAAAAACACAAAAAAATTAA
- the rmuC gene encoding DNA recombination protein RmuC: MSNMLSFLLLFIVALAIGIFIGKLIFSARFQSEKISLEQKLIALNNQFDQQKEQFLLDKTAFEKQLELANSEKENIRNEKDSLAIQLSKKEVDFDNLWERNKEQKEEVEKLQEKFTKEFENLANKILDEKSNKFTEQNKENMKNILSPLQDKIQLFEKKVEDTHKESIDYHAALRQQILGLREMNLQMSKETLNLTKALKGDSKMQGNWGELILERVLEKSGLEKDREYFVQQSHTTTEGSRVFPDVVINLPDGKKMIVDSKVSLTAYEKYINEEDDSLKNGFLKEHVHSIKRHVEQLGDKNYHDLYQIESPDFVLLFIPMEPAFALALNEDTALYNKAFEKNIVIVTPSTLLATLRTIDSMWANQKQQENAFEIARQAGALYDKFEGFIADLIKIGKKIDESKVEYGLAMNKLVDGKGNLIVSVEKLKKMGAKAKKALPENILNRAEKDENSLN; the protein is encoded by the coding sequence ATGTCAAATATGCTTTCGTTTTTATTGCTTTTTATTGTTGCGCTCGCCATTGGAATTTTCATTGGAAAGCTTATTTTTTCAGCTCGTTTTCAATCCGAAAAAATAAGTCTGGAACAAAAATTAATTGCACTGAACAACCAATTCGACCAACAAAAAGAACAATTTTTACTCGATAAAACTGCTTTCGAAAAACAATTGGAATTAGCCAATTCTGAAAAAGAAAACATCCGAAATGAGAAAGACAGTCTTGCCATTCAACTTTCTAAAAAAGAAGTTGATTTTGACAATCTTTGGGAACGCAACAAAGAACAAAAGGAAGAAGTAGAAAAACTTCAAGAAAAATTTACCAAAGAATTTGAGAATTTAGCTAATAAAATATTAGACGAAAAATCGAATAAATTTACAGAGCAGAATAAAGAAAACATGAAAAATATCTTGTCGCCTTTGCAAGATAAAATTCAATTGTTCGAAAAGAAAGTCGAAGATACTCACAAAGAAAGCATTGATTATCATGCTGCTTTACGCCAACAAATTCTAGGTTTGCGTGAAATGAATTTGCAAATGAGTAAAGAAACGCTGAATTTGACCAAAGCCTTGAAAGGCGATAGCAAAATGCAAGGAAACTGGGGCGAATTAATTCTAGAACGCGTTTTAGAAAAATCAGGATTGGAAAAAGACAGAGAATATTTTGTACAACAATCCCACACCACAACCGAGGGAAGTCGTGTTTTTCCCGATGTTGTTATCAATCTTCCCGACGGAAAAAAAATGATTGTCGATTCGAAAGTTTCCCTAACCGCTTATGAAAAATACATCAACGAAGAAGACGATAGTCTAAAAAATGGTTTTTTAAAAGAACACGTTCATTCTATCAAACGTCACGTAGAACAATTGGGCGATAAAAACTATCACGATTTATACCAAATAGAAAGCCCTGATTTTGTTTTGCTTTTTATTCCGATGGAACCTGCTTTCGCCTTGGCGTTAAACGAAGACACGGCATTATACAACAAGGCTTTCGAGAAAAATATTGTCATTGTAACACCTTCTACTCTATTGGCAACTTTGCGCACGATTGACAGTATGTGGGCAAACCAAAAACAGCAGGAAAATGCCTTTGAAATTGCTCGTCAGGCTGGTGCTTTATATGATAAGTTTGAAGGTTTTATTGCCGATTTAATCAAAATTGGAAAGAAAATTGACGAAAGCAAAGTAGAATATGGTTTGGCTATGAACAAACTCGTGGATGGAAAAGGAAACTTGATTGTAAGTGTCGAAAAATTGAAAAAAATGGGAGCCAAAGCCAAAAAAGCACTTCCAGAAAACATATTAAACCGAGCTGAAAAAGACGAAAATTCACTTAACTAA
- a CDS encoding 6-phosphogluconate dehydrogenase: MKKILGISLAIITLSIVCYFTFIYNATYSEGVRSGELIKFSNKGMIFKTYEGELSQGISGAQIFSFSVLDSDAKVISDLKEMEGHYVKLTYIERYKTLPWWGDSKYFIIEVKKEESPFKIK; the protein is encoded by the coding sequence ATGAAAAAAATTTTAGGAATTTCTTTAGCGATAATTACACTATCGATTGTTTGTTATTTTACATTTATATATAATGCAACTTACAGCGAAGGCGTTCGATCAGGCGAATTGATAAAATTTAGTAACAAAGGAATGATCTTCAAAACGTATGAAGGAGAGTTAAGCCAAGGAATTTCTGGAGCTCAAATTTTTAGTTTTTCAGTTTTAGATAGTGACGCAAAAGTAATCTCGGATTTGAAAGAAATGGAAGGTCACTATGTAAAACTGACTTATATTGAACGCTACAAAACATTGCCTTGGTGGGGCGATTCCAAATATTTTATCATCGAAGTTAAAAAAGAAGAATCGCCATTTAAAATCAAATAA
- a CDS encoding SDR family oxidoreductase, which translates to MKILLTGATGYIGKRLLPILVAQGHEIICCVRDKNRFYTPKKFLNNISVIEVDFLKNETLSAIPDTIDAAFYLIHSMSSSATNYDEFEKISAENFVHRLNQTQVKQVIYLSGIVNDTSLSKHLSSRKKVEDVLDTGNFAVTTLRAGIIVGSGSASFEIIRDLVNKLPIMITPKWLNTKCQPIAINDVLEFLSKSLLNPVTYGKNFDIGGPDILTYKEMLLGFAKAKKLKRWIFTVPVMTPKLSSYWLYFVTSTSYKLASALVSSMKVEVICRNNKINNLLGVQPMTYEQALARALIKVDEDKVASSWKDSLVSGRFNSNISEYLKVPKKDCFIDRRKKEIINRAFTIERIWSIGGETGWYYGDWLWSLRGFIDKLYGGVGSRRGRTNKHEIHSGDALDFWRVLYANKEEGKLILFAEMKLPGEAWLEFKIINNTLYQSATFRPKGIWGKLYWYAVLPFHGFIFQGMLNKLIQ; encoded by the coding sequence ATGAAAATTCTCTTAACAGGCGCAACAGGCTATATCGGCAAGCGACTTTTACCTATTTTGGTAGCACAAGGTCACGAAATTATCTGTTGCGTAAGAGATAAAAACAGGTTTTATACTCCCAAAAAATTTTTAAATAACATCAGCGTTATTGAAGTCGATTTTTTAAAAAACGAAACATTGTCTGCCATTCCTGACACTATTGACGCTGCGTTTTATTTAATTCATTCCATGTCAAGTTCTGCTACAAATTATGATGAATTTGAAAAGATTTCGGCTGAAAATTTTGTCCACCGGTTGAATCAAACACAAGTAAAACAAGTCATTTATTTGAGCGGAATCGTAAATGACACCTCTCTTTCCAAACATTTATCATCCAGAAAAAAAGTAGAAGATGTTTTGGATACAGGAAACTTTGCTGTAACAACACTTCGGGCTGGAATTATTGTGGGTTCTGGCAGCGCTTCATTCGAAATAATCCGGGATTTGGTCAACAAACTCCCGATTATGATTACCCCAAAATGGTTGAATACTAAATGCCAGCCCATTGCCATCAACGATGTTTTGGAATTCTTGTCAAAATCACTTTTAAATCCTGTTACTTATGGTAAGAATTTTGACATTGGCGGTCCTGATATTCTTACTTACAAAGAAATGTTATTGGGTTTTGCCAAAGCAAAAAAATTAAAAAGATGGATTTTTACCGTTCCAGTAATGACTCCTAAATTATCTTCTTATTGGTTGTATTTTGTGACTTCAACTTCTTATAAACTGGCTTCAGCATTGGTCAGCAGCATGAAAGTGGAGGTGATTTGCAGGAACAACAAAATCAATAATTTATTGGGCGTACAACCTATGACTTATGAACAAGCATTAGCAAGAGCCTTGATCAAAGTAGATGAAGACAAAGTAGCATCGAGTTGGAAAGATTCATTAGTTAGTGGTAGATTTAACAGTAATATTTCTGAATATTTGAAAGTTCCAAAAAAAGATTGTTTCATCGACCGACGAAAAAAAGAAATTATAAATAGAGCATTTACCATCGAACGGATTTGGTCGATTGGTGGCGAAACAGGCTGGTATTATGGTGATTGGCTTTGGAGTTTGAGAGGTTTCATCGACAAATTGTATGGCGGAGTTGGCTCTCGCAGAGGAAGAACCAACAAACATGAAATTCACTCGGGAGACGCATTGGATTTTTGGCGTGTTTTGTATGCCAATAAAGAAGAAGGAAAATTAATCCTATTTGCCGAAATGAAATTACCAGGCGAGGCTTGGCTGGAATTCAAAATCATCAATAATACGTTGTATCAATCGGCTACTTTTAGACCAAAAGGTATTTGGGGAAAACTCTATTGGTATGCGGTTTTGCCCTTTCATGGATTTATTTTTCAAGGAATGTTGAATAAATTAATTCAATAA
- a CDS encoding TIGR01777 family oxidoreductase: MKKNVLISGGSGFIGKYLTHLLVEKGFSVAVLSRSKRENTENISYYQWDVNKQYIDENSVINADYIVHLAGEGIADKPWTNKRKKVIVESREKSIELIYEALKKNDKKPEAFISASGIGIYGAVNGPLICNENTPSAKDFLGTTCQKWEAAADKIASLDIRTVKIRTGLVLGKDEGFLKKLVPIFKLKLGSALGSGKQYMPWIHIDDLCSIYFEAITNSKLVGPFNAAVFDNTTNTSFSKTLAKTYGYTLWLPNVPAFLLKLVLGEMSKIILTGRRVSSAQIEKLGFEFRFKNLKDALKDCLLE, translated from the coding sequence ATGAAAAAGAATGTATTGATAAGCGGAGGATCAGGATTTATAGGGAAGTATTTGACTCATTTATTGGTCGAAAAAGGATTTTCTGTTGCTGTTTTGAGTAGGAGCAAAAGAGAAAACACCGAAAATATTAGTTATTATCAATGGGATGTTAATAAACAGTATATTGATGAAAATTCGGTTATCAATGCTGATTATATAGTGCATTTAGCTGGCGAAGGAATTGCCGATAAACCGTGGACAAACAAACGCAAGAAAGTAATTGTTGAAAGCAGGGAAAAATCCATTGAGTTGATTTATGAAGCCTTAAAGAAGAATGATAAAAAACCAGAAGCTTTCATTTCAGCCTCTGGAATCGGGATTTATGGTGCTGTAAATGGTCCTTTGATTTGTAATGAAAACACTCCGTCTGCAAAAGATTTTTTGGGAACAACTTGTCAAAAATGGGAAGCTGCTGCAGATAAAATTGCTAGTTTGGACATCCGTACCGTTAAAATCCGCACCGGATTAGTTCTTGGAAAAGACGAAGGTTTTTTGAAGAAATTAGTTCCAATTTTTAAATTAAAATTGGGTTCGGCTTTGGGTTCGGGCAAGCAATATATGCCTTGGATTCATATTGATGATTTGTGTAGCATTTATTTCGAAGCTATTACTAATTCTAAATTGGTTGGTCCTTTTAATGCTGCTGTTTTTGATAATACAACTAATACTAGTTTTTCTAAAACTTTGGCTAAAACGTATGGTTATACACTTTGGTTGCCTAATGTTCCTGCGTTTTTATTGAAATTAGTATTGGGTGAAATGTCAAAAATTATTCTCACGGGACGAAGAGTTTCATCGGCTCAGATAGAAAAATTAGGTTTTGAATTTCGATTCAAAAACTTGAAAGATGCCCTTAAGGATTGTTTGCTAGAATAG
- a CDS encoding SRPBCC family protein, translated as MKVYKKETVQHINATIEECWAFFSSPRNLQKITPETMGFIITDFDEKSMYAGQIIQYKVSPLAGIKLRWTTEITVVKDREYFIDEQRFGPYTLWHHKHFFEPTENGVKMTDVVHYALPLGFIGQIMNTLVVKNKLKEIFEYRVQAVNKIFNSK; from the coding sequence ATGAAAGTATATAAAAAAGAAACCGTTCAGCACATCAACGCAACAATCGAAGAATGTTGGGCTTTTTTCTCTAGTCCAAGAAATTTACAAAAAATCACACCAGAAACTATGGGTTTCATCATAACTGATTTTGATGAAAAATCCATGTATGCTGGGCAAATTATTCAATACAAAGTATCGCCTCTTGCGGGTATAAAATTGCGATGGACAACTGAAATTACTGTCGTAAAAGACAGAGAATATTTTATCGACGAACAACGTTTTGGACCATACACTTTATGGCATCACAAACACTTTTTTGAACCAACTGAAAACGGTGTAAAAATGACCGATGTGGTGCATTATGCTTTGCCGTTGGGATTTATTGGTCAAATAATGAATACTTTGGTAGTCAAAAATAAGCTCAAAGAAATTTTTGAGTACCGAGTGCAAGCCGTAAACAAAATCTTCAATTCTAAATAA
- a CDS encoding SDR family NAD(P)-dependent oxidoreductase, with protein MKNILIIGGSKGIGNAILLQQLEKNQVYNISRNTPEISHHNLKHYELDVLKDTLPDIENIDVLIYCPGSINLKPIGSLSIDDFRNDFEINVIGAVKSIQKYLPVLKKGTNPSIVLFSTVAAKLGMPFHASIATAKAGVEGLVKSLGAELASVVRVNAIAPTITETTLAAGILRNDRMKENMMERHPMKNYLKPEEVASMANYLISDEAKSISGQVFEMDYGIVTFKL; from the coding sequence ATGAAAAATATCCTAATCATTGGCGGCAGCAAAGGCATTGGAAACGCCATTTTGTTGCAACAGTTAGAAAAAAATCAAGTCTATAATATTAGCAGAAATACCCCCGAAATTTCACATCACAATTTGAAACATTATGAATTAGATGTTTTAAAAGATACGCTTCCAGATATCGAAAATATTGATGTTTTGATTTATTGTCCAGGTTCGATAAACTTAAAACCCATTGGCAGTTTAAGCATCGATGATTTTAGAAATGATTTCGAAATTAACGTGATTGGAGCTGTAAAAAGCATTCAAAAATATTTGCCCGTTTTGAAAAAAGGAACCAATCCATCCATTGTTTTATTTAGTACGGTAGCGGCAAAATTAGGAATGCCTTTTCACGCCAGCATCGCTACAGCAAAAGCAGGAGTTGAAGGTTTGGTCAAATCGCTTGGGGCAGAATTGGCTTCGGTGGTTCGGGTAAATGCCATTGCTCCTACCATTACTGAAACTACATTGGCAGCAGGAATTCTCCGAAACGATCGGATGAAAGAAAATATGATGGAACGCCACCCGATGAAGAATTATTTGAAACCCGAAGAAGTAGCAAGTATGGCGAATTACCTGATTTCGGATGAAGCCAAATCTATCTCTGGGCAGGTTTTTGAAATGGATTATGGAATTGTAACATTCAAATTATAA
- a CDS encoding ABC1 kinase family protein, with amino-acid sequence MKTIDYIPTSKIERATKLVQTGAKVGVNYLKYYGEKMVNSDLTRDKLNEDNAEDIYDGLKSLKGSALKVAQMLSMDKSFLPQAYVEKFSLSQFSVPPLSAPLVLKTFKSNFGKTPYEIFDEFNANSVNAASIGQVHLAVKNGKKLAVKIQYPGVANSISSDLALVKPIAIRMFNLQGKDSDKYFKEVEDKLIEETNYLLELEQSQEVVDACQKIENLVFPHYYPEYSSDKIITMDWMTGVHLSEFKNNNQEIADKIGQALWDFYMYQIHILRKVHADPHPGNFLVNAENQLVALDFGCMKQIPNDFYVPYFELINKEVIDNTQLFSDKLFELEILRTDDSQEEIEYFTTMFYDLLSLFTQPFQSETFNFSDEEFFQNIAQLGERFSKDTNLRKMNGNRGSKHFIYMNRTFFGLYNLMFDLKAKIVVNEFKKYQ; translated from the coding sequence ATGAAGACTATAGACTATATCCCCACTTCCAAAATTGAAAGAGCTACAAAACTGGTGCAAACCGGAGCTAAAGTAGGCGTAAATTATCTGAAATATTACGGCGAGAAAATGGTCAATAGCGATTTGACTCGTGACAAACTCAACGAAGACAATGCCGAAGACATTTATGACGGACTTAAAAGCCTGAAAGGAAGTGCACTGAAAGTTGCCCAAATGTTGAGCATGGACAAGAGTTTTTTGCCACAGGCTTATGTAGAGAAATTTTCGTTGTCGCAATTCTCGGTTCCGCCACTTTCTGCTCCATTGGTTTTAAAAACTTTTAAATCCAATTTTGGCAAAACACCTTATGAAATCTTCGACGAATTCAATGCCAATTCCGTGAATGCTGCCAGTATTGGTCAGGTGCATTTGGCGGTAAAAAATGGTAAAAAACTAGCGGTAAAAATTCAATATCCGGGCGTTGCCAATAGTATTTCGTCTGATTTGGCTTTGGTAAAACCTATTGCGATTCGAATGTTCAATCTGCAAGGCAAGGATTCTGATAAATATTTCAAAGAAGTGGAAGACAAATTGATTGAGGAAACCAACTATTTGTTGGAACTTGAACAAAGTCAAGAAGTAGTGGATGCTTGCCAAAAAATAGAAAATCTGGTTTTCCCACACTATTATCCTGAATATTCTTCCGATAAAATCATCACGATGGATTGGATGACGGGCGTACATTTATCCGAATTCAAGAACAATAATCAAGAAATCGCTGATAAAATTGGTCAGGCACTTTGGGATTTTTATATGTACCAAATTCATATTTTAAGAAAAGTGCACGCCGATCCACATCCTGGAAATTTCTTGGTAAATGCCGAAAATCAATTGGTAGCACTTGATTTTGGTTGTATGAAACAAATTCCTAACGATTTTTACGTTCCTTATTTTGAGTTAATCAACAAAGAAGTAATAGATAATACCCAATTGTTTAGCGACAAATTATTTGAATTAGAAATTCTTCGCACCGATGATTCTCAAGAAGAAATTGAGTATTTCACTACGATGTTTTACGATTTGTTATCGTTGTTTACCCAACCGTTTCAATCCGAAACTTTCAATTTTTCAGACGAAGAATTTTTTCAAAATATTGCACAATTGGGCGAACGATTTTCAAAGGACACCAATCTTCGAAAAATGAACGGCAATCGAGGGTCGAAACATTTTATATACATGAACCGAACTTTCTTTGGATTATACAATTTGATGTTCGATTTGAAAGCGAAAATTGTAGTCAATGAATTTAAAAAATATCAATAA
- the folE gene encoding GTP cyclohydrolase I FolE, with translation MIKEIRSYNRIEQYDEETTTILAENYKSIIANLGENVNREGLQKTPERAAKAMQYLTHGYGLDPLEILKSALFTEDHKQMIVVKDIEVYSMCEHHMLPFFGKAHVAYIPNGKIVGLSKIPRIVDAFARRMQVQERLTDEIKNCIQDALEPLGVAVVIEAQHMCMCMRGIQKQNSVTTTSSFNGAFEKNKTRKEFISLVSNKLS, from the coding sequence ATGATAAAAGAAATACGCAGCTACAACAGAATTGAACAATACGACGAGGAAACAACCACAATATTAGCCGAAAATTACAAATCGATAATAGCCAATTTAGGCGAAAATGTAAATCGAGAAGGTTTGCAAAAAACACCCGAAAGAGCTGCGAAAGCGATGCAATATTTAACTCACGGTTATGGGCTAGATCCTTTAGAAATTTTAAAATCGGCACTTTTTACTGAAGACCATAAGCAAATGATTGTAGTAAAAGACATTGAAGTATATTCGATGTGCGAACACCACATGTTGCCTTTTTTTGGAAAAGCGCATGTAGCTTATATTCCAAATGGAAAGATTGTTGGATTAAGCAAAATCCCTAGAATTGTGGATGCTTTTGCCAGAAGAATGCAAGTACAAGAAAGACTAACAGACGAGATAAAAAATTGCATTCAAGATGCGCTAGAACCCCTGGGAGTTGCCGTGGTTATTGAAGCCCAACACATGTGTATGTGCATGCGAGGCATTCAAAAACAAAACTCGGTTACGACAACTTCGTCCTTTAACGGAGCTTTCGAAAAAAACAAAACCAGAAAAGAATTTATTAGTTTGGTTTCGAATAAATTGAGTTAA
- a CDS encoding pseudouridine synthase produces MSEHRHFILHKPYGYLSQFIYELKRKKKLLGELHDFPAGTMAIGRLDEDSEGLLLLTTDGKMSEIVRSKKVDKEYYVQVDGIITQEAIDEMKNGVEIGFDGGKYKTKKCEARLVTEIPNFGPRGKKIRDERHGPTSWASIIVNEGKFRQVRKMTAAVGFPTLRLVRVRIGSVYLNDLKAGEVKEVDAFEV; encoded by the coding sequence ATGTCAGAACACCGCCATTTCATCCTTCACAAACCTTACGGGTATTTAAGTCAATTTATTTATGAGTTGAAACGCAAGAAAAAACTTTTGGGTGAATTACACGATTTTCCCGCAGGAACAATGGCTATTGGTCGCCTAGACGAAGACTCCGAAGGCTTACTTTTGTTGACTACGGACGGAAAAATGAGTGAAATTGTCCGAAGTAAAAAAGTCGATAAAGAATATTATGTTCAAGTCGATGGAATTATTACGCAAGAAGCCATTGATGAAATGAAAAATGGAGTGGAAATAGGCTTTGATGGAGGAAAATACAAAACCAAAAAATGCGAAGCACGACTCGTTACTGAAATTCCTAATTTTGGTCCAAGAGGAAAAAAAATAAGAGACGAGCGTCACGGACCCACTTCTTGGGCTTCAATAATTGTTAATGAAGGAAAGTTTCGTCAGGTTCGAAAAATGACGGCAGCTGTAGGTTTTCCAACATTACGATTGGTGCGAGTTCGCATTGGAAGCGTATATTTGAATGATTTAAAAGCGGGTGAAGTGAAAGAAGTAGATGCTTTTGAAGTTTGA
- a CDS encoding YceI family protein, which produces MKTIILLSLLFFANISLAQEKITATNGIINFEASVPLFEEVKAENKNASCILNLETGEISSTALIKDFQFKIPLMQTHFNENYMESDKYPQAIFKGTIEGFNINIIGDVPKEFNLKGTLKLHGKSKKINSIVILKKTKNGLEMRTDFKVQTKDFDIKIPKMLSMKVAETVNIKTFFLFHNAILANNP; this is translated from the coding sequence ATGAAAACAATTATACTACTATCACTACTCTTTTTTGCCAATATATCTTTGGCTCAAGAAAAAATAACTGCCACTAACGGAATCATTAATTTTGAGGCTTCTGTACCTTTATTTGAAGAAGTTAAAGCAGAAAACAAGAATGCAAGTTGTATTTTAAACCTTGAAACTGGAGAAATTTCAAGTACAGCTCTCATCAAAGATTTCCAATTTAAAATTCCTTTAATGCAAACGCATTTCAATGAAAATTATATGGAAAGTGACAAATATCCTCAAGCTATTTTCAAAGGAACCATCGAAGGATTCAACATCAATATTATTGGTGATGTACCAAAAGAATTTAACCTAAAAGGAACATTAAAACTTCACGGAAAATCGAAAAAAATCAACAGCATCGTTATTTTAAAAAAAACTAAAAACGGATTAGAAATGAGAACTGATTTCAAAGTACAAACCAAAGATTTTGATATTAAAATCCCAAAAATGTTGAGCATGAAAGTGGCCGAAACTGTGAATATCAAAACCTTTTTTTTATTCCACAACGCTATTCTAGCAAACAATCCTTAA
- a CDS encoding cryptochrome/photolyase family protein, which yields MIKQAVTLFWFRRDLRLEDNVGLFHALKSQYPVIPLFIFDEAILNSLPKNDARVGFIHESLSKINEKLQEIGSSLLVKKGKTPAVWQQLIQEFEVKEVFFNKDYEPFAIQRDLAISELLKANNVSSFSFKDQVIFEEKEITKSDGLPYTVYTPYKNKWLENYKLIAPVPEYDATNYFSNFYKSDFVFPTLEQIGFEENTIKVIPHNLKNVATYHETRDFPALNTTTYLSPHLRFGTVSIRKLVNWAVRKNDVFLSELIWREFFMQILFSFPKVVTNNFKSAYDGIQWRNDEADFKRWCSGTTGYPMVDAGMRELNATGYMHNRVRMVVASFLCKHLLLPWQWGEAYFAQKLLDYELAANVGNWQWAAGTGCDAAPYFRVFNPEIQLKKFDEKGIYIRKWIPEFDLGYGQPMVDHALARDRAIATYKAGILK from the coding sequence ATGATAAAGCAAGCAGTGACTCTTTTTTGGTTTCGTAGGGATTTACGATTGGAAGATAATGTGGGATTGTTTCATGCTCTGAAGTCGCAATATCCAGTAATTCCGTTGTTTATTTTTGATGAAGCTATTTTGAATAGTTTGCCAAAGAATGATGCTAGAGTGGGTTTTATTCACGAATCGCTTTCAAAAATTAATGAAAAACTACAAGAAATAGGAAGTTCGCTTTTAGTCAAAAAAGGAAAAACTCCAGCCGTTTGGCAACAGCTCATTCAAGAATTTGAAGTAAAAGAAGTTTTCTTCAATAAGGATTACGAACCTTTTGCTATTCAAAGAGACTTGGCTATAAGCGAATTATTAAAAGCGAATAATGTAAGTTCGTTTTCATTCAAGGATCAAGTTATTTTTGAAGAAAAAGAAATCACCAAATCCGATGGATTGCCCTATACGGTTTATACGCCTTATAAAAACAAATGGTTAGAAAACTATAAATTGATTGCACCTGTTCCTGAATATGACGCAACTAATTATTTTTCTAATTTCTATAAAAGCGATTTTGTTTTTCCAACTTTAGAACAAATTGGGTTTGAAGAAAATACCATAAAAGTAATTCCTCATAACCTGAAAAACGTGGCTACTTATCACGAAACCCGTGATTTTCCAGCCTTGAATACCACTACTTATCTTTCGCCACATTTGCGTTTTGGAACGGTGAGTATTCGAAAATTAGTCAATTGGGCAGTTCGAAAAAATGATGTATTCTTGAGTGAATTGATTTGGAGAGAGTTTTTTATGCAAATTCTATTTAGTTTCCCAAAAGTGGTTACGAATAATTTTAAATCTGCTTATGACGGAATCCAATGGCGGAATGATGAAGCAGATTTCAAGCGCTGGTGTTCGGGAACCACTGGTTATCCAATGGTTGATGCGGGAATGCGAGAACTGAACGCAACAGGTTATATGCACAATCGGGTTCGAATGGTGGTAGCGAGTTTTCTTTGCAAACATTTACTACTTCCTTGGCAATGGGGCGAAGCTTATTTTGCACAGAAATTATTGGATTACGAATTGGCAGCCAACGTAGGAAACTGGCAATGGGCTGCAGGAACAGGTTGCGATGCTGCGCCTTATTTCCGAGTTTTCAATCCCGAAATTCAACTCAAGAAATTTGACGAAAAAGGAATTTACATTCGAAAATGGATTCCTGAATTCGATTTAGGATATGGTCAACCAATGGTAGATCATGCACTAGCTAGAGATCGGGCAATTGCTACTTATAAAGCGGGAATTTTGAAGTGA